Proteins from one Gemmatimonadota bacterium genomic window:
- the sufC gene encoding Fe-S cluster assembly ATPase SufC, with product MLEIRNLHAGVEGAEILHGIDLAVNAGEIHAIMGPNGSGKSTLAQVLAGHEAYSVTEGEVIYEGQDLLDMDPDERAVQGVFLAFQYPVEIPGVNSAYFLRTALNALRTARDEEEVDAIDFLALIRDKLKLVEMDEKFLKRSVNEGFSGGEKKRHEILQMAVLEPRLAILDETDSGLDIDALRVVANGVNTLHSADKATIVVTHYQRLLNNIVPDVVHVMLDGRIVQSGDKTLALELEEKGYDWIKEEHATQSV from the coding sequence ATGCTCGAAATTCGAAACCTGCACGCAGGTGTGGAAGGCGCGGAAATTCTTCACGGCATCGACCTCGCGGTCAACGCGGGAGAAATCCACGCCATTATGGGCCCCAACGGATCGGGCAAAAGCACATTGGCCCAGGTCCTCGCAGGCCACGAAGCCTATAGCGTTACAGAAGGCGAAGTCATCTACGAGGGCCAGGACCTGCTCGATATGGACCCGGATGAACGCGCAGTACAGGGCGTCTTTCTCGCCTTTCAGTACCCGGTAGAAATACCCGGTGTCAACAGCGCGTACTTCCTGCGCACAGCCCTCAACGCCCTCCGAACGGCCAGAGATGAAGAAGAAGTCGATGCCATAGACTTCCTCGCGCTGATTCGCGACAAACTCAAACTGGTCGAAATGGACGAAAAATTCCTCAAACGTTCGGTCAACGAAGGCTTTTCCGGCGGCGAAAAAAAACGCCATGAAATTTTGCAAATGGCCGTTCTGGAACCCCGCCTCGCCATACTCGACGAAACCGATTCTGGACTCGATATCGACGCCCTGCGCGTTGTTGCCAACGGCGTCAATACACTCCACAGCGCGGACAAAGCGACCATTGTAGTCACGCACTATCAGCGCTTGCTCAACAATATCGTGCCCGACGTGGTCCACGTTATGCTCGACGGACGCATCGTGCAATCGGGTGACAAAACACTCGCCCTGGAATTGGAAGAAAAAGGCTATGACTGGATCAAAGAAGAACACGCGACACAAAGCGTCTAA
- a CDS encoding MFS transporter, producing the protein MGFLPEKGNARFNFIVGTLNGGIFAFGTAFLDPTTVLPIFIRHFTTSDTLVGLASSLHRAGWHLPQLLVAGYLERRARRLPVYRQANTMRMSLIWAIVPLLAWYGLERPSLVLSSFLILYGIASLFGGPAGNAYTDIVGRSLPRSHTGLFYASRSFLGGVLSILAGILVKYFLDSDSGYDFPINYVMIFAMGAGMMSLGIGCFCLVREPEGEMSTTHRNAIQVIRGIPQLLRRDRNFGRFLLVQMLASGIGFSLPFYVVLAQETFYISESTVGFFLAIQTIGAAIFNIIWGRLSLNYGNHRVVLFAVLGVASIPCMALILSNQASLLQHASEWIIAACFSPIFLLIGGTTTGIFIGFKSYLLDIAPAERRPTYIGITNTVLGIGSLYPIFGGVLADLVHLQGVFALSATTVLVGFWLCFYMKASSY; encoded by the coding sequence ATGGGATTCTTACCTGAAAAGGGCAATGCGCGATTCAACTTTATTGTGGGAACATTAAATGGTGGCATCTTCGCATTTGGCACGGCATTTTTAGACCCCACCACAGTCTTACCCATTTTTATTCGGCATTTTACAACCTCAGATACGCTGGTCGGCCTGGCCTCATCTCTACACCGCGCAGGTTGGCATCTGCCCCAATTGCTCGTGGCGGGATATCTGGAGCGGCGTGCGCGTCGGCTACCTGTGTACAGACAGGCCAATACCATGCGCATGTCGCTGATCTGGGCAATCGTGCCACTGCTCGCGTGGTACGGACTCGAACGGCCCAGTCTGGTATTGAGCAGCTTTCTCATTCTATATGGCATCGCTTCTCTTTTTGGAGGTCCCGCGGGCAATGCCTATACAGATATCGTGGGCAGATCTCTGCCGAGGTCGCACACGGGATTGTTTTACGCATCCCGTTCATTTCTCGGTGGCGTATTGAGCATTCTCGCAGGCATATTGGTCAAGTATTTTCTCGACTCAGATAGCGGTTATGACTTTCCGATAAATTATGTCATGATCTTCGCAATGGGCGCCGGGATGATGAGCCTGGGCATTGGGTGTTTCTGTCTGGTTCGAGAGCCAGAAGGCGAGATGAGCACGACCCACCGAAACGCCATTCAGGTGATTCGCGGTATTCCTCAATTACTGCGCCGCGATCGCAATTTTGGACGGTTCCTCCTGGTTCAAATGCTGGCATCGGGCATCGGCTTCTCACTTCCATTTTACGTAGTACTCGCCCAGGAGACATTTTACATCTCGGAAAGCACCGTCGGCTTTTTTTTAGCCATACAAACCATAGGCGCAGCTATTTTTAATATAATATGGGGAAGACTCTCTCTCAACTACGGAAACCACCGCGTGGTCTTGTTCGCCGTGCTGGGCGTGGCTTCAATTCCGTGTATGGCATTGATCTTGAGCAACCAAGCGAGTTTGTTGCAACATGCGTCTGAGTGGATAATCGCGGCTTGCTTTTCGCCGATTTTTCTTTTAATAGGTGGAACGACAACAGGCATCTTTATCGGATTCAAAAGTTATCTTTTAGACATCGCGCCAGCAGAGCGCCGCCCAACCTATATCGGCATTACCAACACCGTGCTGGGCATTGGTTCGCTCTATCCCATATTTGGAGGCGTACTCGCAGACCTCGTACATCTTCAAGGCGTGTTTGCCCTATCTGCCACCACCGTTCTGGTGGGATTCTGGCTGTGTTTTTACATGAAAGCTTCGAGTTATTAA
- a CDS encoding PqqD family protein codes for MLFKKQPKIGREAMFKSKPVRNNQVEWEKNDDGEIHVTLTRGDSWKVRTLSKIFWIPQQKTLVLDEIGAQVWDMCDGRTTVEAIIKRLSETHQLNVKEAEISLLAYLKKLGQKGLLGFAVAKKDLPGSKRRRRASGKAWG; via the coding sequence ATGCTATTCAAAAAACAACCTAAAATTGGCCGCGAAGCCATGTTCAAATCCAAGCCCGTTCGCAACAACCAGGTCGAATGGGAAAAAAACGATGATGGCGAGATCCACGTCACCCTCACCCGCGGCGATTCGTGGAAAGTGCGAACTCTATCTAAAATCTTTTGGATTCCCCAACAAAAAACACTGGTACTCGACGAAATTGGCGCGCAGGTCTGGGACATGTGCGACGGGCGCACAACCGTCGAAGCCATCATCAAGCGCCTGAGTGAAACTCACCAGCTCAATGTGAAAGAAGCTGAAATATCCCTGCTCGCCTATCTCAAAAAGCTCGGACAAAAAGGGCTACTCGGCTTTGCCGTTGCCAAAAAAGACCTGCCCGGCAGCAAGCGTCGCAGGCGCGCCAGCGGCAAGGCATGGGGATAA
- a CDS encoding sulfatase-like hydrolase/transferase, which translates to MPKQPNILFAFTDQQRWDTIHAAGNPHIRTPVMDRLCHEGVNFTKGYTPSPVCVSARASLITGQYPHKNGCFDNGFRQPTDRPSLMDLLAQGGYLCHGVGKMHFTGDRGGLRGFHARDVQEEISGTIDTNDYLKYLHAHGYEYVHDPMGARGEMYYIPQISQLPARHHPTAWVADRSIDFLKNRDTSKPFFLWSSFIHPHPPFSPPTPWNKLYRGALMPFPKRPDNMEDLWTHFNRHQNRYKYRDAGLDNRMLQVMRGYYWACISFIDYSVGRIIDELEQQGELDNTLIAWSSDHGELLGDYNCFGKRSFLDAAARVPMLVRYPERFPRGVTEETPCGLMDLIPTFLGAAGISHNNADLDGLDMADLVGNGQERMIYGQIQRGQRGMYMAYDGNLKYIYSAGDQKEYLLDHRTDAEETRNCAYNILHASEVKTMREKLIGFFQNEGYTEPLDGNQWKDFGAIAEPKSVDANLLIQDAGWAVPLYNIPGYSRD; encoded by the coding sequence ATGCCCAAACAACCCAATATTCTATTCGCATTTACCGACCAGCAACGCTGGGACACCATTCACGCGGCAGGCAATCCGCATATTCGCACGCCAGTGATGGATCGGTTGTGCCATGAAGGAGTAAATTTTACCAAAGGATACACGCCCTCGCCCGTTTGTGTGTCAGCCCGTGCATCCCTTATTACCGGACAGTATCCGCACAAAAATGGGTGCTTTGACAATGGATTTAGACAACCGACAGACCGCCCATCGCTGATGGACCTCCTCGCACAGGGCGGGTACCTCTGTCACGGAGTGGGCAAAATGCACTTTACCGGTGATCGTGGAGGACTGCGAGGATTTCACGCACGAGATGTACAGGAAGAAATTTCGGGAACGATTGATACAAACGATTATCTAAAATACTTGCATGCACACGGCTATGAATATGTACATGATCCAATGGGCGCGAGAGGAGAAATGTATTATATCCCGCAAATTTCTCAACTCCCCGCACGCCATCATCCAACGGCCTGGGTCGCAGACCGCAGCATTGACTTTCTGAAAAACCGCGACACATCCAAACCATTTTTCCTGTGGTCGAGTTTTATCCATCCGCATCCGCCCTTTTCGCCGCCAACGCCCTGGAACAAACTCTATCGCGGTGCCCTGATGCCCTTTCCCAAACGCCCCGATAACATGGAAGATCTGTGGACGCATTTCAACCGCCATCAGAATCGATACAAATACCGCGATGCGGGATTGGACAATCGCATGTTGCAGGTTATGCGCGGGTATTACTGGGCGTGCATATCGTTCATCGACTACAGCGTGGGCCGGATCATTGACGAACTCGAACAACAGGGAGAACTGGACAATACCCTCATTGCCTGGTCATCAGATCACGGTGAACTGCTGGGAGATTACAACTGTTTTGGCAAGCGCAGCTTTCTCGATGCAGCGGCTCGAGTCCCCATGCTGGTGCGCTATCCCGAGCGTTTTCCCCGCGGTGTTACAGAAGAAACACCGTGTGGCTTGATGGACCTGATCCCCACATTTTTGGGCGCAGCAGGTATATCCCATAACAACGCAGATTTAGATGGTCTGGACATGGCCGATCTCGTCGGCAATGGGCAGGAACGAATGATTTACGGTCAGATTCAGCGCGGACAACGGGGTATGTACATGGCCTATGACGGCAACTTGAAATACATCTATTCAGCGGGCGACCAAAAGGAATACCTGCTCGATCACCGCACAGATGCAGAGGAAACGCGCAACTGTGCGTACAATATCCTGCACGCTTCCGAGGTAAAAACAATGCGCGAAAAGCTAATAGGCTTTTTCCAAAACGAAGGCTATACCGAACCCCTGGATGGCAACCAATGGAAAGACTTTGGCGCGATAGCTGAACCCAAAAGCGTAGATGCAAATTTGTTAATCCAGGATGCGGGATGGGCGGTTCCCCTCTACAATATTCCCGGATATTCAAGAGACTGA
- the dprA gene encoding DNA-processing protein DprA, which produces MCDHAIPWLVLYAVPGLGPAAYCALLEHFETPENILLQSPRALCETPGIGPGTAQSISTNRDWDWARDQVSRAKDLDIQICTLTDPLYPEILTQIYAPPPLLFAKGDISHCHSPTISIVGSRSFTAYGRETAHRLGSDLARSGITVVSGMAVGIDTHAHRGALEHGATAAVLGSSLDCPYPPENRTLFEQICERGVVFSEFPLGTGPEAHNFPRRNRIISGLSLGTVVVEAGKQSGALITAQFALDQNRDVFAVPGPIYSGKSQGTNSLLSQGAILVQTAQDILSEIEYQSALPPATERNEHQPPAQPSLSDREQRVWDALANPSDDATPVHIDALARAVGFSSGETLNILLSLEIQGNIEQLPGMHFRQKK; this is translated from the coding sequence ATGTGTGACCACGCTATACCCTGGCTGGTACTCTACGCGGTACCGGGCCTGGGCCCCGCTGCCTATTGCGCCCTTCTCGAGCATTTTGAAACGCCGGAAAATATACTCTTGCAATCTCCCAGAGCACTGTGCGAGACCCCCGGCATTGGTCCCGGTACCGCGCAATCTATCTCTACTAATCGGGACTGGGATTGGGCGCGAGATCAAGTCTCACGCGCAAAAGACCTCGACATCCAGATCTGCACGCTCACCGATCCCCTCTATCCCGAAATTCTGACCCAAATCTACGCCCCACCACCTCTGCTCTTTGCAAAAGGCGACATAAGCCATTGCCACAGCCCCACCATAAGCATTGTCGGCTCGCGCTCTTTCACGGCTTATGGACGGGAAACCGCGCATCGCCTGGGAAGTGATCTCGCCAGATCGGGGATAACAGTAGTCAGCGGAATGGCCGTTGGCATTGATACCCATGCACACCGGGGGGCACTCGAACACGGCGCAACAGCAGCAGTACTGGGCAGCAGCCTGGATTGCCCTTATCCACCAGAAAATCGCACCCTATTTGAACAAATATGCGAACGCGGTGTGGTCTTCTCAGAATTTCCACTGGGCACCGGTCCAGAAGCCCACAACTTTCCAAGACGCAACCGCATCATCAGTGGCTTGAGCCTCGGCACAGTCGTTGTTGAAGCGGGCAAACAGAGCGGCGCACTCATCACCGCCCAATTTGCACTTGACCAGAACCGCGATGTCTTTGCCGTACCCGGTCCAATTTACTCGGGCAAAAGTCAGGGCACAAATAGTCTTCTCAGCCAGGGGGCCATTCTCGTGCAGACGGCGCAAGATATTTTGAGCGAAATTGAATATCAGTCAGCGCTTCCCCCTGCAACGGAGCGAAATGAGCATCAACCCCCTGCGCAACCCTCTCTATCCGACCGAGAACAACGCGTATGGGACGCTCTCGCCAACCCGTCTGACGATGCGACCCCCGTACATATTGACGCCCTCGCCAGAGCCGTGGGATTCTCTTCTGGAGAAACCCTCAACATCCTCTTGAGTCTCGAAATTCAGGGCAATATCGAACAACTGCCGGGCATGCATTTCAGGCAAAAAAAATAA
- a CDS encoding SufD family Fe-S cluster assembly protein — MSSQAQELETLATSDYKFGWVTDIEQESAPPGLNEDIIRFISQKKNEPDWLLEWRLKAYRHWLTMTDPLKRKKSEQWAMVTYPDIDYQSIVYYAAPKNAGDGPASLDEVDPELLATYEKLGIPLEEQKMLAGVAVDAVFDSVSVATTFKETLAEAGVIFCSFSEAVQDHPDLVRQYLGSVVPHTDNYFAALNSAVFSDGSFCYIPKGVRCPMELSTYFRINAANTGQFERTLVIAEEGAYVSYLEGCLPPGEQVSTPAGWRNIESLKPGDLVYDHEGTPRKVRAAMTRHHKGEMITIRPVSRYNQFSLTPEHPVLGIKRANVLQKRKPRNGWLPEVNTEKLLAATPEWIPAGQLAKGDFVLVPKLQQQETSTFSDPESELLGYYLAEGSSYHNKANNQHTNQFSFGLHEKDLIAQTRSLIEDVTGRPSYLTEQPDRNGAGVSFFSQKYADWFIEHCGKGACSKMLSDGLMSLPTRQAKILLDAYLKGDGNVHDRKNSRMVRFCTGSETLAQQVQMLLNRLGIYAWITVRKGGEGKFSNQSDRIINRQPLYYVGYTEGKKWDMVRETDTHFIVPIREVSRASYDDLVFNIDVAETHSYTVRGTAVHNCTAPMRDENQLHAAVVELVALDNAQIKYSTVQNWYPGDIDGKGGIYNFVTKRGACRGANSKISWTQVETGSAITWKYPSCILQGDNSVGEFYSVAVTSLKQQADTGTKMTHIGKNTRSTIISKGISALLGQNTYRGAVQVLKGAHNARNFTQCDSMLIGDQCGAHTFPYIDVRNPSAQVEHEATTSKIGEDQIFYCNQRGISTEDAVSMIVNGFCKEVLAELPMEFAVEAQKLLGISLEGSVG, encoded by the coding sequence ATGAGTTCACAGGCCCAGGAACTTGAAACGCTCGCAACGAGCGATTACAAATTTGGATGGGTGACAGATATCGAGCAGGAATCTGCGCCCCCAGGTCTGAATGAAGACATTATTCGATTTATTTCTCAGAAAAAAAATGAACCCGACTGGCTGCTCGAATGGCGCTTAAAAGCCTATCGCCACTGGCTGACCATGACAGACCCGCTCAAACGCAAAAAAAGCGAACAGTGGGCCATGGTCACCTACCCTGATATCGACTATCAAAGCATCGTGTATTACGCAGCACCGAAAAACGCAGGCGATGGCCCCGCAAGCCTGGACGAAGTCGATCCCGAACTGCTCGCCACCTATGAAAAACTCGGCATCCCCCTCGAAGAGCAAAAAATGCTGGCCGGCGTGGCTGTCGATGCGGTCTTTGACAGCGTCTCGGTTGCGACCACCTTTAAGGAAACACTCGCCGAAGCGGGCGTTATCTTTTGCTCTTTTTCAGAAGCCGTGCAAGACCACCCCGACCTCGTGCGCCAGTATCTCGGATCTGTCGTCCCGCACACCGACAATTATTTTGCCGCCCTCAACTCGGCTGTCTTTAGCGATGGGTCCTTTTGCTATATCCCCAAAGGCGTGCGCTGTCCAATGGAATTATCGACTTATTTCCGCATCAACGCCGCCAACACCGGGCAGTTTGAGCGCACGCTCGTCATCGCTGAAGAGGGTGCTTATGTATCGTATTTGGAAGGTTGCCTCCCGCCCGGTGAACAAGTATCAACACCTGCTGGCTGGAGAAATATTGAAAGTCTAAAACCCGGCGATCTGGTGTACGACCACGAAGGTACTCCTCGCAAAGTGCGCGCTGCCATGACCCGGCACCACAAAGGCGAAATGATCACCATTCGCCCGGTCTCGCGCTACAACCAGTTTAGCCTTACCCCTGAACATCCCGTGTTGGGCATCAAGCGTGCGAATGTCCTGCAAAAACGCAAACCGCGCAACGGCTGGTTGCCCGAAGTCAATACCGAGAAATTGCTTGCGGCCACCCCCGAATGGATCCCTGCCGGGCAACTGGCGAAAGGCGATTTCGTTCTCGTACCCAAGTTACAACAGCAGGAAACTTCTACCTTTAGTGACCCGGAATCTGAACTGCTCGGATATTATCTCGCCGAAGGCAGTTCCTACCACAACAAGGCCAATAATCAGCACACCAATCAATTCTCCTTTGGCCTGCACGAAAAGGACCTTATCGCGCAAACGCGATCTCTGATTGAAGATGTTACCGGTAGGCCATCGTATCTGACTGAGCAACCCGACCGCAACGGTGCTGGCGTCTCATTTTTTTCACAAAAATATGCCGACTGGTTCATCGAACACTGCGGCAAAGGAGCCTGCTCGAAGATGCTGAGCGATGGACTGATGAGCTTACCCACGCGCCAGGCCAAGATACTTCTCGACGCCTACCTCAAAGGGGATGGCAATGTCCACGACCGAAAAAATTCGCGCATGGTGCGCTTCTGCACCGGCTCTGAGACACTGGCTCAGCAAGTCCAGATGCTGCTGAACCGGCTGGGCATCTATGCCTGGATTACGGTCCGCAAAGGTGGGGAAGGAAAATTCTCCAACCAGTCCGACCGCATTATCAACCGCCAGCCGCTGTACTATGTCGGCTACACCGAAGGCAAAAAATGGGATATGGTGCGCGAAACGGACACCCACTTTATCGTTCCGATTCGCGAGGTGAGCCGCGCGTCCTACGACGACCTCGTCTTCAACATTGACGTCGCCGAGACCCACAGCTACACTGTGCGTGGCACGGCTGTTCACAATTGTACAGCGCCAATGCGCGATGAAAATCAACTCCACGCCGCCGTAGTCGAACTCGTCGCACTCGACAATGCACAGATCAAATACTCCACCGTCCAAAACTGGTATCCCGGCGATATAGACGGCAAGGGAGGCATCTACAACTTCGTCACCAAACGCGGTGCCTGCCGGGGCGCAAATTCCAAAATCTCCTGGACACAGGTCGAAACCGGATCGGCCATCACCTGGAAATATCCGAGTTGCATTCTTCAGGGTGACAACTCAGTCGGCGAATTTTACTCTGTCGCCGTCACCTCCCTCAAGCAACAGGCGGACACCGGCACAAAAATGACCCACATAGGGAAAAACACCCGAAGTACCATTATCTCCAAAGGCATATCCGCTCTGCTCGGACAAAACACCTATCGCGGCGCCGTACAAGTGCTCAAAGGCGCGCACAACGCCAGAAACTTTACGCAATGCGACTCCATGCTCATCGGCGACCAGTGTGGCGCACACACCTTTCCCTATATCGATGTGCGCAACCCATCCGCGCAGGTCGAACACGAAGCCACCACATCTAAAATTGGCGAAGACCAGATCTTCTACTGCAACCAGCGCGGCATCTCCACAGAAGACGCCGTCTCAATGATCGTCAACGGCTTCTGCAAAGAAGTCCTCGCAGAACTGCCCATGGAATTTGCCGTCGAAGCCCAAAAACTCCTCGGCATCAGCCTCGAAGGCAGCGTCGGGTAA
- the lexA gene encoding transcriptional repressor LexA, whose product MRKKLTARQQEIYDFIAQVIRNQGYPPTIREIMEAFGIASTNGVRTTLSALEKKGYIRRTAMLSRSIELTDYQARDTSLSGDVREVPVIGRVAAGEPILAMENIESTLAVDSGFVPRGDVFALQVEGDSMRDAGILDGDFVLARHQESAHQGEIVVAVIGEEATVKRYYREGSEVKLVPENEAYQPIVVGESHETFRIAGKIVGLMRSF is encoded by the coding sequence ATGCGAAAAAAATTAACTGCGCGCCAACAGGAGATATACGATTTTATTGCCCAGGTGATTCGCAATCAGGGATATCCGCCTACGATCCGAGAAATTATGGAAGCTTTTGGGATTGCTTCGACCAATGGCGTGCGAACCACGCTGTCCGCATTGGAAAAAAAAGGGTATATTCGGCGAACCGCCATGCTGTCGCGCAGTATTGAGTTGACGGATTACCAGGCACGCGATACATCGCTTTCCGGCGATGTGCGCGAGGTGCCAGTGATTGGGCGCGTTGCTGCCGGTGAACCGATTCTGGCAATGGAAAATATCGAGAGTACGCTTGCGGTTGATTCCGGGTTTGTGCCGAGGGGCGATGTTTTTGCCCTGCAGGTTGAGGGTGATAGCATGCGCGATGCCGGAATATTAGACGGCGATTTTGTGCTTGCGCGCCATCAAGAATCCGCCCATCAAGGTGAAATTGTCGTGGCTGTGATTGGCGAAGAAGCGACGGTTAAGCGCTACTATCGAGAGGGTTCGGAGGTCAAGTTGGTGCCCGAAAACGAAGCCTATCAACCCATTGTAGTGGGCGAAAGCCACGAGACATTCCGTATTGCCGGCAAAATCGTGGGTTTGATGCGGTCTTTTTAG
- a CDS encoding cysteine desulfurase yields MNSPLDILTLQPPEPAARPAPPFDVRRIRADFPILGQQVQGQPLVYLDNGATAQKPRAVIDALSHYYTDQNANVHRGVHHLSQIATDAYEAARRKVATFINAASDREIIFVRGTTEGINLIAQTFGREQIGEGDEIIITEMEHHSNIVPWWMLCRDKGAKLRVVPMNDRGELCMDTYQTLFSSRTKLVSIVHISNVLGTVNPVEEIVQIAHAHGVPVHIDGAQAVPHQRVDVRALGCEFYTFSGHKMFAPTGIGVLYGCETYLDTMPPYQGGGSMIQSVDFDSITYGNLPNKFEAGTPNIAGSIGLGAAIDYLNSIDFDGAAKYEANLLEYAHGALCGVPDLKLIGTAERKVGVLSFTLADIHPHDVGTILDQAGVAVRAGHHCAQPIMKHYDIPAATRASLAFYNTREDIDALVSGLHSVRKIFG; encoded by the coding sequence ATGAATTCGCCTCTGGACATCTTAACACTCCAACCGCCCGAGCCAGCCGCGCGTCCAGCACCGCCCTTTGACGTGCGCCGCATTCGCGCGGACTTTCCCATCCTGGGCCAACAAGTGCAGGGCCAACCGCTCGTGTACCTCGACAATGGCGCCACAGCGCAAAAACCCCGCGCGGTCATCGATGCCCTCTCGCATTATTACACCGACCAGAATGCCAATGTACACAGAGGCGTACACCACCTCTCGCAAATAGCGACCGATGCTTATGAAGCCGCCAGAAGAAAAGTGGCGACCTTTATCAATGCGGCCTCAGACAGAGAAATCATCTTTGTGCGCGGAACCACCGAAGGCATAAATCTCATTGCACAAACCTTTGGACGCGAGCAAATCGGCGAGGGCGACGAAATCATCATCACCGAAATGGAGCACCATTCCAACATCGTTCCCTGGTGGATGCTCTGCCGGGACAAGGGAGCCAAACTGCGCGTCGTCCCCATGAACGACCGGGGCGAACTCTGTATGGACACGTATCAAACCCTTTTCTCCTCGCGCACAAAACTCGTCTCCATCGTACACATCTCCAATGTGCTCGGCACAGTCAATCCCGTGGAAGAAATCGTGCAAATCGCACACGCCCACGGCGTGCCCGTACATATCGACGGCGCACAAGCCGTGCCCCATCAGCGCGTGGATGTACGCGCCCTCGGCTGTGAATTCTACACCTTTTCGGGACACAAAATGTTCGCACCCACGGGCATTGGCGTCCTGTACGGCTGCGAAACATATCTCGATACCATGCCGCCCTACCAGGGTGGGGGCAGCATGATCCAGAGCGTTGATTTTGACAGTATTACGTACGGAAACTTGCCCAATAAATTTGAAGCGGGAACGCCCAATATCGCGGGCAGTATTGGCCTGGGAGCCGCCATTGATTACCTCAACAGTATCGACTTTGATGGCGCGGCAAAATACGAAGCCAATCTGCTGGAATACGCACACGGCGCACTGTGCGGTGTGCCGGACCTCAAACTGATCGGCACAGCCGAGCGCAAAGTAGGCGTGCTCTCATTTACCCTCGCCGATATTCATCCCCACGATGTGGGCACCATTCTCGACCAGGCCGGTGTCGCGGTTCGCGCCGGACACCACTGCGCGCAACCCATTATGAAACACTACGACATACCCGCAGCAACGCGCGCTTCCCTGGCATTTTACAACACGCGTGAAGACATTGACGCGCTGGTCTCTGGCCTTCACAGTGTGCGAAAGATTTTTGGCTGA
- the sufD gene encoding Fe-S cluster assembly protein SufD, with protein MTGSKKNTRHKASNHTSWIQKFESSLNGQPLRALRQQAIADFDRLGYPTTADEAWKSVNPSALIRTDFEPATPAPLADAELEPFIYPDLQGIRLVFINGHYAPEHTSDVPEGITIANLADVYDHPLVKAHLGKLAQTADLAFTALNTAFMRDGVFIHVQRNITVEAPVHILFITTASEIPTISHPRNLIIADENSQLSLVETYAGTGTETYFTNAVTEIIARDNASVNCIRLELQGTAGLHVANFQAQLGRSSRMTFHDFTLGGAFVRNDVSAYLCGEGSEATVNGFYALEGSQQVDNYTLLEHAEPHCPSHELYKGILGGSSRAIFRGKIHVHQKAQHTDAYQQNENILLSDNARVNTKPQLEIYADEVKCSHGATIGQLDENALFYLQTRGIPKTEAKQILLRAFADDIIGRVTLAPVRSHLSDLIDTRLEHIDARDIA; from the coding sequence ATGACTGGATCAAAGAAGAACACGCGACACAAAGCGTCTAATCACACATCCTGGATTCAAAAATTTGAATCCAGCCTCAATGGTCAGCCACTGCGCGCATTGCGCCAACAGGCAATTGCCGACTTTGACCGCCTGGGATATCCCACCACGGCGGATGAAGCCTGGAAAAGCGTGAATCCCTCAGCGCTCATCAGAACTGATTTTGAGCCTGCAACCCCTGCCCCTCTTGCAGATGCAGAACTGGAACCCTTCATCTATCCCGACCTGCAGGGCATCCGCCTTGTATTCATCAATGGGCATTACGCGCCAGAACACACATCTGACGTACCAGAAGGCATAACCATTGCCAACCTCGCCGACGTGTACGACCATCCACTCGTCAAAGCGCACCTGGGCAAACTCGCACAAACCGCAGATTTGGCCTTCACCGCTCTCAACACGGCATTCATGCGCGATGGCGTATTCATCCATGTTCAGCGCAATATCACAGTCGAAGCCCCCGTGCATATCCTCTTTATCACAACGGCATCAGAAATCCCCACAATATCTCATCCGCGCAATCTGATCATCGCGGATGAAAACAGTCAGCTTTCGCTTGTTGAAACCTATGCGGGAACAGGCACAGAGACTTATTTTACCAATGCAGTCACAGAAATTATCGCCCGCGACAATGCCAGCGTAAATTGTATCCGCCTCGAATTGCAGGGCACAGCGGGTTTGCACGTCGCCAATTTTCAGGCACAACTCGGGCGCAGCAGCAGGATGACCTTTCACGATTTTACACTCGGCGGGGCATTTGTTCGCAACGACGTAAGCGCGTACCTGTGCGGCGAAGGCAGTGAAGCCACCGTCAATGGATTTTACGCCCTCGAAGGATCCCAACAAGTCGATAACTACACCCTGCTTGAGCACGCCGAACCCCATTGTCCCAGCCACGAACTCTACAAAGGGATTTTGGGAGGATCATCTCGCGCGATTTTCCGGGGGAAAATTCACGTACATCAAAAAGCGCAACACACCGATGCCTACCAGCAAAACGAAAATATTCTGCTTTCGGACAACGCGCGCGTCAACACCAAACCCCAACTCGAAATCTACGCCGATGAAGTCAAGTGTTCGCATGGCGCAACAATAGGTCAACTCGACGAAAACGCGCTCTTTTACCTGCAAACACGCGGCATTCCCAAAACCGAGGCAAAGCAAATTTTGCTCCGCGCTTTTGCCGATGACATTATCGGGCGCGTGACCCTCGCCCCCGTGCGGTCGCACCTGAGCGACTTAATCGACACCCGCCTCGAACACATCGATGCAAGGGACATCGCATGA